In the genome of Conger conger chromosome 8, fConCon1.1, whole genome shotgun sequence, one region contains:
- the LOC133135130 gene encoding sodium/hydrogen exchanger 9B2 yields MGAVLFGVVWSITEKECLPGGNLFGIVVLFICAVCGGKLVGLIRFPTLPPFPPLLGMLLAGILLRNIPVVTDAVHIDVRWSSALRNIALAIILTRAGLGLNGSALRKLKAVCLRVAVGPCSLEASTVALLSHIMMGLPWIWSFILGFVLSAVSPAVVVPSMLLLQKDGYGVEKGIPTLLMAAGSFDDILAITGFTTCLGMAFATGSTWYNLGKGILEVVGGMVTGAVLGIYMRFFPSKDQEDLVMKRCGLLLGLSIFAVFGSRVAGLSGAGGLCTLVMAFLAGLAWGELKAPVAAVVGISWDIFQPLLFGLIGAEITVSKLDRSTVWLGLATLSVGLVVRILFTYCMVLFAGFNLKEKLFIAVAWLPKATVQAAIGSTALDMARSKGDPVLEKYGMNVLTVAVLAILVTAPIGALGIGLAGPRLLQKRKEPALGSAQTEGRPGVVLESVPDPVSQPSMTRESSI; encoded by the exons ATGGGTGCAGTGCTGTTCGGGGTGGTGTGGTCGATCACGGAGAAAGAGTGTCTGCCAGGAGGGAACCTGTTTGGCATCGTGGTGTTATTTATCTGTGCCGTGTGTGGGGGGAAGCTGGTGGGGCTGATTCGGTTCCCTACCCTgccccccttccctcctctgCTTG GAATGCTATTGGCTGGGATTCTGCTGCGCAACATTCCCGTGGTCACGGACGCGGTCCACATTGATGTCAGATGGTCTTCGGCCTTGCGGAACATCGCCCTGGCGATCATCCTCACCAGAGCCGGGCTGGGACTCAACGGCTCG GCTCTGAGGAAACTGAaagctgtgtgtctgcgtgtggcAGTGGGGCCCTGCTCACTGGAGGCCAGCACTGTGGCTCTGCTCTCCCACATCATGATGGGCCTGCCGTGGATCTGGAGCTTCATCCTCGG gtttGTGCTGAGTGCTGTCTCCCCTGCCGTGGTGGTCCCCTCCATGCTCCTCCTGCAGAAGGATGGGTACGGGGTGGAGAAGGGCATCCCCACCCTGCTGATGGCTGCCGGCAGCTTTGACGACATCCTGGCCATTACCGGCTTCACTACCTGCCTGGGAATGGCATTCGCCACGG GCTCCACCTGGTACAACCTGGGAAAGGGGATCCTGGAGGTGGTCGGGGGAATGGTCACGGGGGCTGTCCTTGGGATATATATGAGATTCTTCCCCAGTAAAGACCAA GAAGACCTGGTGATGAAGCGATGTGGTCTGCTCCTGGGCCTGTCTATCTTTGCGGTGTTTGGAAGTCGTGTTGCTGGCCTCTCGGGTGCAGGGGGGCTGTGTACACTGGTGATGGCCTTCCTGGCTGGACTGGCCTGGGGAGAGCTAAAG GCTCCAGTGGCAGCGGTTGTTGGGATATCCTGGGACATCTTCCAGCCCCTGCTGTTCGGGCTGATCGGAGCTGAAATCACCGTCTCCAAGCTGGACcgcagtactgtgt ggctgGGTCTGGCTACTCTCAGTGTTGGCTTGGTTGTGCGTATTCTCTTCACCTACTGCATGGTGCTGTTCGCTGGGTTTAATCTGAAGGAGAAACTGTTCATCGCTGTGGCTTGGCTCCCCAAGGCCACCGTACAG GCAGCTATTGGATCAACAGCACTGGACATGGCCCGGAGTAAGGGTGACCCGGTCCTGGAGAAGTACGGCATGAACGTGCTGACGGTGGCGGTCCTGGCCATACTGGTAACTGCACCCATAGGGGCCCTGGGCATTGGCCTGGCAGGACCCAGACTGCTGCAGAAACGCAAAGAGCCTGCCTTGGGAAGTGCCCAGACAGAGG GTAGACCAGGAGTGGTGTTGGAGTCTGTGCCTGATCCAGTGTCACAGCCCTCCATGACACGGGAGAGTTCAATATAG
- the LOC133135683 gene encoding sodium/hydrogen exchanger 9B2-like, with product MCTSCCSRLKDSCPGPPRGLLAAIITKVTMGAVLFGVVWSITEKECLPGGNLFGIVVLFICAVCSGKLVGLIKFPSLPPFPPLLGMLLAGLVLRNVPYITDAVYIDQAWSSALRNIALAIILTRAGLGLDGSALKKLKAVCLRVAVGPCTIEASTVAVISHFLMGLPWIWGFILGFVLSAVSPAVVVPSMLLLQKDGYGVEKGIPTLLMAAGSFDDILAITGFSTCLGMAFSTGSTWFNLGKGVLEVVGGMVAGTVLGFFIIFFPSKDEEELVRKRSFLLLGLSIFAVFASHVADFSGAGGLCTLVMAFIAGVAWGDSKAPVAAVVGVSWDIFQPLLFGLIGAEITVTTLDPSSVGLGLAALSVGLVVRILFTYCMVLFAGFNLKEKLFIALAWLPKATVQAAIGSKALDMARSKGDPVLEKYGMNVLTVAVLAILVTAPIGALGIGLAGPRLLQKQEEPALEKPQGKSEMISDLVFMTEASVTLESKL from the exons ATGTGCACCTCATGCTGCAGcaggctgaaggactcctgccCAGGGCCTCCCAGAGGCCTGCTGGCTGCCATCATTACCAAAG TGACTATGGGTGCAGTGCTGTTCGGGGTGGTGTGGTCGATCACAGAGAAAGAGTGTCTGCCAGGAGGGAACCTGTTTGGCATCGTGGTGTTATTTATCTGTGCCGTATGCAGTGGGAAGCTGGTGGGGCTGATCAAGTTCCCCTCACTgccccccttccctcctctgCTTG GAATGCTGTTGGCTGGTCTTGTGCTTCGGAATGTCCCCTACATCACCGATGCGGTCTACATTGACCAGGCGTGGTCGTCTGCTCTGAGGAACATCGCTCTCGCCATCATACTgaccagggctgggctgggactGGATGGCTCT GCTCTGAAGAAACTGAAGGCGGTCTGTCTCCGGGTGGCAGTGGGACCCTGTACAATAGAAGCCTCCACAGTGGCCGTGATTTCTCATTTCCTCATGGGCCTGCCCTGGATCTGGGGCTTCATCCTGGG GTTTGTGCTGAGCGCTGTCTCCCCTGCTGTGGTGGTCCCCTCCATGCTCCTCCTGCAGAAGGATGGGTACGGGGTGGAGAAGGGCATCCCCACCCTGCTGATGGCTGCCGGCAGCTTCGACGACATCCTGGCCATTACCGGCTTCTCCACATGCCTGGGAATGGCCTTCTCCACAG GGTCCACCTGGTTCAACCTGGGTAAGGGGGTCTTGGAGGTGGTCGGGGGAATGGTCGCAGGAACGGTCCTTGGGTTTTTCATCATATTCTTTCCCAGTAAAGATGAA gaaGAGCTGGTGAGGAAGCGGTCCTTCCTGCTGCTGGGCCTGTCTATCTTTGCTGTGTTTGCGAGTCATGTTGCTGATTTCTCTGGTGCAGGAGGACTGTGCACTCTGGTGATGGCCTTCATAGCTGGAGTGGCCTGGGGAGATTCTAAG GCTCCTGTGGCCGCGGTTGTTGGGGTGTCCTGGGACATCTTCCAGCCCCTGCTCTTTGGGCTGATCGGAGCTGAAATCACAGTCACCACTCTGGACCCCAGTTCTGTTG GGCTGGGTCTGGCTGCTCTCAGTGTTGGCTTGGTTGTGCGTATTCTTTTCACCTACTGCATGGTGCTGTTCGCTGGGTTTAATCTGAAGGAGAAACTGTTTATTGCCCTTGCTTGGCTTCCGAAAGCAACTGTGCAG GCTGCCATTGGCTCCAAGGCTCTGGACATGGCCCGGAGTAAGGGTGACCCAGTCCTGGAGAAGTACGGCATGAACGTGCTGACAGTGGCGGTCCTGGCCATACTGGTGACTGCACCCATAGGGGCCCTGGGCATTGGCCTGGCAGGACCCAGACTGCTGCAGAAACAAGAAGAGCCTGCCTTGGAGAAGCCGCAAG GTAAATCTGAAATGATTTCAGATTTGGTGTTCATGACAGAGGCGTCCGTAACACTGGAGAGTAAGTTGTGA